From Plectropomus leopardus isolate mb unplaced genomic scaffold, YSFRI_Pleo_2.0 unplaced_scaffold23244, whole genome shotgun sequence:
GAATAAATCGAAGCGTCTGGCGAACCTGGCTGATGCTCGGCAGTTTGGTGAGCAGCATCTGGAAGACGGGCGGAGGCAGAGTCTGCTGCagcacctgcagcagctgctgaggCTGACCGCACACCGCGATGGCGTTGGTCAGGTGGTCCACGCCTTTCTCGTAGTCTCCTGTGGAGCGAAACACGAGACATGAAGACACGTTTAGAGTCCTCAGAGACCAGAGGACGGACCACAA
This genomic window contains:
- the LOC121966137 gene encoding mitochondrial import receptor subunit TOM20 homolog B-like — encoded protein: WSVLWSLRTLNVSSCLVFRSTGDYEKGVDHLTNAIAVCGQPQQLLQVLQQTLPPPVFQMLLTKLPSISQVRQTLRFILAQICSCTNTEPKTVYGHRIDKTGRAESKKNKGKIQERNC